In one window of Mytilus galloprovincialis chromosome 6, xbMytGall1.hap1.1, whole genome shotgun sequence DNA:
- the LOC143080425 gene encoding ileal sodium/bile acid cotransporter-like, with product MDMSYKLILLHHMLLTLSLSRAVADMSMGGPTVPLDMINATGILSVKGPPPGVVIVFMEEDPAPQYFNYTVQCDDETLKYVMRATADDTNLVKVKTNDVIIDCRNRHLVLMPLVPLTNVSAVRGPSYSVGEVQKQKEYYAVQGTHTLYTNSDLLGRTFIMFNLYSYNDLELQNKTGDMVDVTKVPVIILRLMRPIDTAFRVIIYVFMIFITLAFGAKLDLEIVKENIRRPLAPCIGLGCQFIIMPMLGYGIAKLVTADRPDVALGIFVAACCPGGGASNIYSFLLGGDLSLSITMTALSTIMALGMMPLWLYTLGQQFIDGTVQVPFLNIFTTLLILIVPLFVGVFLQHKLPKVTKVLIKVIRPVTVVCIVFLLTVGIYSNLYIFKLFKPKIVLAGCLLPYFGYLLGGLIAFIFRLPWQRIKTVAIETGMQNTGIAMILMMYAFPPPDGFIAAVAPIASAVMTPLPLFLITAPYLIYKRRNKNKYDSVPNENGSTKKNENGSTKKNENGSTKKNENGSTKEKKPKSKKGSKEVTLDVENGRTTVI from the exons ATGGATATGTCATACAAACTCATTTTACTTCATCATATGTTGTTAACTCTTAGTTTGTCACGGGCAGTGGCAGATATGTCTATGGGAGGCCCGACGGTGCCACTAGACATGATTAATGCAACAGGAATACTAAGTGTCAAAGGACCACCACCGGGTGTTGTTATTGTTTTCATGGAAGAAGACCCAGCGCCTCAATATTTCAACTATACAGTACAGTGTGACGATGAAACTTTAAAATATGTCATGAGAGCTACAGCTGACGACACAAATCTTGTGAAGGTTAAAACTAATGACGTCATTATTGATTGCAGAAACAGACATTTGGTACTAATGCCTCTCGTGCCATTGACCAACGTTTCTGCTGTCCGTGGTCCATCGTATTCAGTTGGTGAAGTACAGAAACAAAAAGAATATTATGCTGTACAAGGGACACACACTTTATATACGAATTCAGATCTTCTTGGCAGAACGTTTATAATGTTTAATCTATACAGCTATAACGACCTTGAACTACAAAACAAGACTGGAGATATGGTAGATGTAACAAAAGTGCCAGTTATCATCCTACGACTCATGAGACCTATTGATACTGCTTTTAGGGTCattatttacgttttcatgattTTCATAACACTTGCTTTTGGAGCAAAGTTAGACCTTGAGATTGTTAAAGAAAACATAAGGCGTCCGCTAGCACCATGTATAGGCTTAGGATGTCAGTTCATTATTATGCCGATG TTGGGTTATGGTATTGCTAAGCTGGTGACTGCTGACCGACCGGATGTAGCGCTTGGTATATTTGTTGCCGCTTGTTGTCCAGGTGGCGGAGCCAGTAATATTTACTCGTTTCTCCTCGGTGGAGATCTTTCTCTATCTATCACCATGACAGCACTCAGTACTATCATGGCTTTGG GAATGATGCCGCTGTGGCTCTACACACTGGGGCAACAGTTCATAGACGGCACAGTCCAAGTTCCATTTCTCAATATATTTACAACGTTGTTGATACTGATAGTTCCGCTGTTTGTAGGAGTATTCTTACAGCATAAACTTCCGAAAGTAACGAAGGTCTTAATAAAGGTAATCAGACCAGTAACcgttgtttgtattgtttttctgTTGACTGTTGGTATCTActcaaatctttatatttttaaactCTTTAAACCAAAAATCGTATTGGCTGGTTGCTTACTGCCGTATTTCGGATATCTTTTGGGAGGCTTGATAGCTTTCATCTTTAGATTACCATGGCAGCGCATAAAGACTGTCGCAATTGAGACAGGGATGCAGAATACAGGAATTGCCATGATTCTAATGATGTATGCTTTTCCACCACCGGATGGATTTATTGCAGCTGTGGCACCAATCGCTTCTGCTGTTATGACTCCACTTCCGTTATTTCTAATTACTGCCCCATACCTGATATACAAACGAAGAAACAAGAATAAGTACGACAGTGTCCCGAATGAAAACGGAAGTACAAAGAAGAATGAAAACGGAAGTACAAAGAAGAACGAAAACGGAAGTACAAAGAAGAACGAAAACGGAAGTACAAAGGAGAAAAAACCTAAAAGTAAAAAGGGCTCAAAGGAAGTAACTTTGGATGTAGAAAATGGGAGAACCACTGTGATATAA